The Oryzias melastigma strain HK-1 linkage group LG15, ASM292280v2, whole genome shotgun sequence genome includes the window TTCTTCTTGCGATCCTCACAAATTTCACATGTCTAGTCTACAACCTTTAACCTAAGGAAAGCCTGCCACTGCcagcttgaattaaaaaaaaatcacctttagtAATTCTACACATTAAAACTCCTCTTAGGGATTTGAATCTATTGCGTCCTTAATCTATAACTCCTCATGCATTATTGGGAAGCtgctttgagaaaaaatgttggatttaaagactgtagattttgaatggcaTTAGTGACGATAgtgcaaaagtggcgttccctGTTAATCgcatattgtaaaaatgtaatacatgaatTGTTGGCTCAAGTTGAACAAAACAATGTCATGCAATATGAagatattaggaatgtgggcatggaaaacaacaacctctgttgccaaggaaatccaaatatgtgctttagttaaatttttcaaaaattacatagacTTGTTTGTAACCCTCAGgcaaccaaaacataaaatagtgtGATGGAGATGAAATCAacagataaaacataaaatagtgtGATGGAGATGAAATCAACAGATTTCAGATTgccatttgaaataaatgtgtgtaGGACCTCTGTCAGACATACGCCGCTCATggcttttttgtatttgttcttttctttctttcatatttatttctctggtattttttttattgccacttttattTGCTGCAatccaaaatgaacaaacaaaaaatctagttagcttaaaaacttttttggaaaattgatttttttttctgggttaaGCAACTTTACAAGGTTAGAGAGTAGAACTTTTAAACTTCATGTTCTCTTTTCATGCCTTTCTAAAACATATAATGGGGGAGTTTTGCAgaagattaaacaaaaaaatctcagagGAAACtggaagatatttttttatctttaaatgtactaaaatcttttttttaactgaatacatttacatattttctttcactataaatttctattaaaaaaactatagcAGAAGAATATATTTGCAGACTTTTGCCTGTTTAAAAGTTGTATCTCTTcttatttttgtcttctctCATCGTGTATCTAGGCCATTCCTGGTAGAGATCCCGTCCCTTCCGTTACTTTTGAGTTGGATGGAGACACACTGCAGGATGGAACGAGCACCAGGGATGGCCAGGAACTACAGGGGGACTGGTGTCATAAATCAGGGCCAGGACTCCTTTCTGAGGGGCCACAGAGGACAGCTCGGAGTGGAGCAGGAGAGGCACGTTTTAACAGGGATGAGGTTTGGTCAGGGAATGCCAGCCTCCAGCAGACAAGTGTCCTGGGCCCGGGTGATGGATGTGGCAGGAAGCCAGGAGGGGATGCTAATGAGATCCAAGGTCCTGTGACTGACTTCTTTAAGGGAAGACCTGGCTCTGGAGGGAGCTCATTAGGCAGCGAGTCCCACCTGCAGGGAAGAGGAGGGAGTATCTGCAGGTCGAATCTCCAGCAGACCAGCCCTCCGCTCGACACAAAGCCCCTCAGCAGTCAGGTGGCCCGCTGTCCACCCAGAGACACAAGTTTCCAGGACCAGTTTAGCTGCAAAGAGATGGATGAATCTGGAGGTTTGGAGGAGATCCCAGCAGTGTGTGTGACAGAGGCGACAGCCGCTACAGTGCAGCTCTCCAGGCTGGGAGCTTTGTTCAGCAACGTTTCTTCTATTGTCCAGGATGCAAAGTATCTTCTTTTCAGCTCTCCTGCTGCAGGACAGCAAGCCAGAGAAGTTAGACTACTGACTTTTGGAGCCCGCTGGTCCAGCCATGTTGTATCTGTAGTCAGAGAAAGTCATGTTTTGTCCATGGTGAAGGGCAGCCACGTCTTCTCAATGGTTGGCGGAGACTTTGCCTCGTCTCTTTTTGCCAAAAGtccttttttctcagttttaaaAGAACTACCTGTGGTGCAGCACATCCAGCTGGCTATGGCTTCACATCTTCAGCATATGGAAGCAGGCTTGGTTGGTTCTGAAAATCTAGCTCAAGATGCACCAAAAAGTTTGGCAGAATCTGCAGCTGATGTGCAGAAAATCTCAAAGGACGGCTGCAGCAAAGACTTGCAGACACCACAAAGGCAGGAAAGGGAAAACTCTGTGAAACAAGGAGCTAAAGCTGCATTTATGTCGAGGCAGGTCAGCAGGACTGAGACGAGGTATCCAACTAAGGTCGGAGATCAGCCACTGAGAAAGCCCACGATGGCCCGCATTGAAATTCAACCACTGATCAAATTTCCGGACCCTCTTTTGAATCTACAAACTCTGCCGTTTCAAAAACTGATTGCCGTTTTACAGACGACcatctctgcttcagaattcaACTCCCagaaggttggagctctgtaCTGGCTGACTGTGGCGAAATGCAGCCAACCTGAACCTCAACCTGCACTCCTGGTTCTGACGGAAACGGACCTCTACACCCTCACTGCAGACTCCGGCCTCCTGGTTCTGTTCCATCAGCTGTCTTTGTTCCAGCTGAAGGATGTGCACGTCGGCCTAGCGGGTCAGAGTGTGCGTTTCATGGGAACTACAGAGGAAGGCATCCTCGCTGTGTATACCCACAACCAGAAGATGAGCAAGAAACTGTGCTGCTCCATCCTTGATATTGTTTCTCCTGGAGAATGCAGGGTTTCTCAGCATCCTCTGCTCATCGAGGACTTGATGAAGATATCTTTAGACCGTCAAGTCTTTGTGCCGGACCTGCTGCTGGATTCTGGGCTAAAGATTTGCTGTCAGTTTCAGAAGAGCCTCGCTGATCTGCTGTACGTTCTTCATTGTAATATGGACCAGAACACTGTCACTTTAGGGGAGATGCAGCTATTAATGTACACAAGTGTGGGAGTGCACGTCGGCTCCGGTGGCCAACATGTGGCCCAGTTTTTTCTCACGGATTCGCATCTTGGTCTGCTGAGGGCCGACGCCGTCTTCCACCCACCTCCACAGCCGGTTACCACGTGGACCTGCTGCCCTCAGTTCTACGACTTAACCGTTTCTAAGCTGTCAGATGTGCGCTGCATGCTGGTGCATGATGAAGACAAGAGGGGAGCTGTCAGACTGGATGTAATTCTTGCAAATGTGAGGGGCAGGGGTCACCCTGAAAGCGTGGAGAAGACAGCTACCCCATCTGAGCATGCTTTAAATTCATCTCCGCATGCAGAAGTGTGGAAATTAACTTTCAGTTGCTCCACCGAGGCTGCCCGCCTGATTAATCACTTGTCAAATGTCTGATCAAGGACTGAATGGCCGGTAATGAACAGCCCAGCTTGAAATCTCGCGCTCACTGGGAGCAGTGGCAAAAGTGCATTCCACCCAGACGAAGCAAAGAATGATTTTATCGtataaaaagcagcagaatctGTGACCTACTTTGAcgggtttttttaagtttctgtcacaTTAAAGTTGGATGACTTCTGCGCTGAagattttatcttaaaacacttaaatttctcttttcatactttgtctttttttcactgccttgttgttgttttctgttggtttattttttgacGCTTTTTAATAATTGAAGGTGTTGAGAATTTAAAAActgcttattttatttgtcttttaaatctgtcactgtggaaaatatttttatgaagaaatgtattaaatgtaaaactctttatgaaaataaaagtttctcgTTTTTCTactttgttggtttgtttttatttctggtctGTTGNNNNNNNNNNNNNNNNNNNNNNNNNNNNNNNNNNNNNNNNNNNNNNNNNNNNNNNNNNNNNNNNNNNNNNNNNNNNNNNNNNNNNNNNNNNNNNNNNNNNNNNNNNNNNNNNNNNNNNNNNNNNNNNNNNNNNNNNNNNNNNNNNNNNNNNNNNNNNNNNNNNNNNNNNNNNNNNNNNNNNNNNNNNNNNNNNNNNNNNNNNNNNNNNNNNNNNNNctttaaaaaaatattgaaaataaaagtttaaatttgaaaattgacctAAATATATAAACTGTTACATTTAAACTAGTTAATGTACAGGATTAGTAATTTCCCAAATATAAGCAGCTTTCTGGGGTAAAGTCCTTTTagaaatcttaaaatgaatGGAGACACTTGACTATATGTAtgtgggggcgtggcttttagtCCATAGGCCAATAGGACCTGATTGACAACAGGTGATGGAGGTT containing:
- the kif16bb gene encoding uncharacterized protein kif16bb isoform X3, which codes for MFHSLKWFYLIMSSVRVAVRARPVNKREQHLSSKIMVHIRGNSISIQKSSPVQGEKAKDREKTFSFDFAFDSTDTESSTFASQEKIFQELGSGVLKAAFEGFNACMFAYGQTGSGKSHTMMGLKDDKGLIPRICEGLFMEMSERSKTDAVSFHTEVSYLEIYNERVQDLLKKKPSTTTVVGLKVREHPRNGPYVENLSKHVVHSHGDVEGLILLGNTNRTVASTGMNDESSRSHAIFTITFTQAWFDAEFPRELISKIHLVDLAGSERADSTQSRGIRLKEGANINKSLVTLGSVISALADQSLSEKSTKRRKIFIPYRDSVLTWLLKDSLGGNSITTMIATISPAEVNYEETLSTLRYASRAKSIVNTPTVNEDGSVKVIRELQAEVARLQTLLAEATQGSCVLVEEKLHQKEAKVVALKKKWAGKWNESILQEETVALRKERSGVVLDCQLPHLIGMDEDLLRTGIILYHLKEGRTCVGSNEALSSLDIVLHGAGVLDEHCVLENRGGNVTLVPQEGSFCSVNGSVATAPCLLTQGSVVQLGRGTLLRYNHPTEASQLRPNQQQSTAASRGCLTDSSKSAEKTMLQNSSRVGLWTPSPPPAHPHICLTSTPEKKLNSLAIPGRDPVPSVTFELDGDTLQDGTSTRDGQELQGDWCHKSGPGLLSEGPQRTARSGAGEARFNRDEVWSGNASLQQTSVLGPGDGCGRKPGGDANEIQGPVTDFFKGRPGSGGSSLGSESHLQGRGGSICRSNLQQTSPPLDTKPLSSQVARCPPRDTSFQDQFSCKEMDESGGLEEIPAVCVTEATAATVQLSRLGALFSNVSSIVQDAKYLLFSSPAAGQQAREVRLLTFGARWSSHVVSVVRESHVLSMVKGSHVFSMVGGDFASSLFAKSPFFSVLKELPVVQHIQLAMASHLQHMEAGLVGSENLAQDAPKSLAESAADVQKISKDGCSKDLQTPQRQERENSVKQGAKAAFMSRQVSRTETRYPTKVGDQPLRKPTMARIEIQPLIKFPDPLLNLQTLPFQKLIAVLQTTISASEFNSQKVGALYWLTVAKCSQPEPQPALLVLTETDLYTLTADSGLLVLFHQLSLFQLKDVHVGLAGQSVRFMGTTEEGILAVYTHNQKMSKKLCCSILDIVSPGECRVSQHPLLIEDLMKISLDRQVFVPDLLLDSGLKICCQFQKSLADLLYVLHCNMDQNTVTLGEMQLLMYTSVGVHVGSGGQHVAQFFLTDSHLGLLRADAVFHPPPQPVTTWTCCPQFYDLTVSKLSDVRCMLVHDEDKRGAVRLDVILANVRGRGHPESVEKTATPSEHALNSSPHAEVWKLTFSCSTEAARLINHLSNV
- the kif16bb gene encoding uncharacterized protein kif16bb isoform X1 — translated: MFHSLKWFYLIMSSVRVAVRARPVNKREQHLSSKIMVHIRGNSISIQKSSPVQGEKAKDREKTFSFDFAFDSTDTESSTFASQEKIFQELGSGVLKAAFEGFNACMFAYGQTGSGKSHTMMGLKDDKGLIPRICEGLFMEMSERSKTDAVSFHTEVSYLEIYNERVQDLLKKKPSTTTVVGLKVREHPRNGPYVENLSKHVVHSHGDVEGLILLGNTNRTVASTGMNDESSRSHAIFTITFTQAWFDAEFPRELISKIHLVDLAGSERADSTQSRGIRLKEGANINKSLVTLGSVISALADQSLSEKSTKRRKIFIPYRDSVLTWLLKDSLGGNSITTMIATISPAEVNYEETLSTLRYASRAKSIVNTPTVNEDGSVKVIRELQAEVARLQTLLAEATQGSHQGSCVLVEEKLHQKEAKVVALKKKWAGKWNESILQEETVALRKERSGVVLDCQLPHLIGMDEDLLRTGIILYHLKEGRTCVGSNEALSSLDIVLHGAGVLDEHCVLENRGGNVTLVPQEGSFCSVNGSVATAPCLLTQGSVVQLGRGTLLRYNHPTEASQLRPNQQQSTAASRGCLTDSSKSAEKTMLQNSSRVGLWTPSPPPAHPHICLTSTPEKKLNSLAIPGRDPVPSVTFELDGDTLQDGTSTRDGQELQGDWCHKSGPGLLSEGPQRTARSGAGEARFNRDEVWSGNASLQQTSVLGPGDGCGRKPGGDANEIQGPVTDFFKGRPGSGGSSLGSESHLQGRGGSICRSNLQQTSPPLDTKPLSSQVARCPPRDTSFQDQFSCKEMDESGGLEEIPAVCVTEATAATVQLSRLGALFSNVSSIVQDAKYLLFSSPAAGQQAREVRLLTFGARWSSHVVSVVRESHVLSMVKGSHVFSMVGGDFASSLFAKSPFFSVLKELPVVQHIQLAMASHLQHMEAGLVGSENLAQDAPKSLAESAADVQKISKDGCSKDLQTPQRQERENSVKQGAKAAFMSRQVSRTETRYPTKVGDQPLRKPTMARIEIQPLIKFPDPLLNLQTLPFQKLIAVLQTTISASEFNSQKVGALYWLTVAKCSQPEPQPALLVLTETDLYTLTADSGLLVLFHQLSLFQLKDVHVGLAGQSVRFMGTTEEGILAVYTHNQKMSKKLCCSILDIVSPGECRVSQHPLLIEDLMKISLDRQVFVPDLLLDSGLKICCQFQKSLADLLYVLHCNMDQNTVTLGEMQLLMYTSVGVHVGSGGQHVAQFFLTDSHLGLLRADAVFHPPPQPVTTWTCCPQFYDLTVSKLSDVRCMLVHDEDKRGAVRLDVILANVRGRGHPESVEKTATPSEHALNSSPHAEVWKLTFSCSTEAARLINHLSNV
- the kif16bb gene encoding uncharacterized protein kif16bb isoform X2, translating into MFHSLKWFYLIMSSVRVAVRARPVNKREQHLSSKIMVHIRGNSISIQKSSPVQGEKAKDREKTFSFDFAFDSTDTESSTFASQEKIFQELGSGVLKAAFEGFNACMFAYGQTGSGKSHTMMGLKDDKGLIPRICEGLFMEMSERSKTDAVSFHTEVSYLEIYNERVQDLLKKKPSTTTVVGLKVREHPRNGPYVENLSKHVVHSHGDVEGLILLGNTNRTVASTGMNDESSRSHAIFTITFTQAWFDAEFPRELISKIHLVDLAGSERADSTQSRGIRLKEGANINKSLVTLGSVISALADQSLSEKSTKRRKIFIPYRDSVLTWLLKDSLGGNSITTMIATISPAEVNYEETLSTLRYASRAKSIVNTPTVNEDGSVKVIRELQAEVARLQTLLAEATQGSHQGSCVLVEEKLHQKEAKVVALKKKWAGKWNESILQEETVALRKERSGVVLDCQLPHLIGMDEDLLRTGIILYHLKEGRTCVGSNEALSSLDIVLHGAGVLDEHCVLENRGGNVTLVPQEGSFCSVNGSVATAPCLLTQGSVVQLGRGTLLRYNHPTEASQLRPNQQSTAASRGCLTDSSKSAEKTMLQNSSRVGLWTPSPPPAHPHICLTSTPEKKLNSLAIPGRDPVPSVTFELDGDTLQDGTSTRDGQELQGDWCHKSGPGLLSEGPQRTARSGAGEARFNRDEVWSGNASLQQTSVLGPGDGCGRKPGGDANEIQGPVTDFFKGRPGSGGSSLGSESHLQGRGGSICRSNLQQTSPPLDTKPLSSQVARCPPRDTSFQDQFSCKEMDESGGLEEIPAVCVTEATAATVQLSRLGALFSNVSSIVQDAKYLLFSSPAAGQQAREVRLLTFGARWSSHVVSVVRESHVLSMVKGSHVFSMVGGDFASSLFAKSPFFSVLKELPVVQHIQLAMASHLQHMEAGLVGSENLAQDAPKSLAESAADVQKISKDGCSKDLQTPQRQERENSVKQGAKAAFMSRQVSRTETRYPTKVGDQPLRKPTMARIEIQPLIKFPDPLLNLQTLPFQKLIAVLQTTISASEFNSQKVGALYWLTVAKCSQPEPQPALLVLTETDLYTLTADSGLLVLFHQLSLFQLKDVHVGLAGQSVRFMGTTEEGILAVYTHNQKMSKKLCCSILDIVSPGECRVSQHPLLIEDLMKISLDRQVFVPDLLLDSGLKICCQFQKSLADLLYVLHCNMDQNTVTLGEMQLLMYTSVGVHVGSGGQHVAQFFLTDSHLGLLRADAVFHPPPQPVTTWTCCPQFYDLTVSKLSDVRCMLVHDEDKRGAVRLDVILANVRGRGHPESVEKTATPSEHALNSSPHAEVWKLTFSCSTEAARLINHLSNV